A DNA window from Zingiber officinale cultivar Zhangliang chromosome 3A, Zo_v1.1, whole genome shotgun sequence contains the following coding sequences:
- the LOC122051158 gene encoding probable phosphoribosylformylglycinamidine synthase, chloroplastic/mitochondrial has translation MVVLGDTAATGFSRLHAFCDCTGRERYCLFRHKQCQPSRCHLIRGGLNRWHGHGLSVGRVLTPKFPLLLSRRDAVSKGPQGSLVEESDALAVYPEIIHFFRRPLLHDSAIAELLRQVQVKVSGDIVEIKTEICFNIGLDGVLSAEKLGTLKWLLQETFEPENFQAESFLETEVAVDAATIIVEVGPRMSFTTAWSTNAVSICQACSLTEVTRMERSRRYLLYIRKGSKPLEERQIREFASIVHDRMTECVYPVKLTTFHTSAAPDPVIVIPVIERGRQALEEINLKMGLAFDEQDIQYYTRLFRDDIKRNPTSVELFDIAQSNSEHSRHWFFNGKLIIDGETMGKTLMQIVKGTLKANPNNSVIGFKDNSSAIKGFTVSQLRPASPGVTSSLHNMIRELDVLFTAETHNFPCAVAPYPGAETGAGGRIRDTHATGRGSFVVASTGGYCVGNLHIEGAYAPWEDRSFAYPSNLASPLQILISASDGASDYGNKFGEPLIQGYTRTFGMRLPNGERREWLKPIMFSGGIGQIDHAHVSKGEPEVGMLVVKIGGPAYRIGMGGGAASSMVSGQNDAELDFNAVQRGDAEMAQKLYRVVRACVEMGDKNPIVSIHDQGAGGNCNVVKEIIYPEGAEIDIRSIVVGDHTMSVLEIWGAEYQEQDALLVKSESRSLLQSICDRERVSMAVIGTINGSGRIVLVDSLAIDHCKTNGLPPPPPVENLELEKVLGDMPQKIFEFKRVPTMVEPLDIAPATTLMDCLKRVLKLPSVCSKRFLTTKVDRCVTGLVAQQQTVGPLQLPLSDVAVIAQSYTDLSGGACAIGEQPLKGLLNPKAMARLAIGEALTNLVWAKVTSLGDVKASGNWMYAAKLDGEGAAMYDAAMSLSESMIQLGIAIDGGKDSLSMAANAAGEVVKAPGNLVISTYVTCPDITKTVTPDLKFGDNGILLHIDLAKGHRRLGGSALAQAFDQVGDECPDLDDVLYLKKVFEAVQELLSEQLISAGHDISDGGIIVCILEMAFAGNCGVQLNLTSKGHGLLQVLFAEELGLVLEVNSLNADKVMQKLKAVGVSGEIIGNVTTTPTVELSVDGIKLLKEETTFLRDLWEETSFQLEGLQRLASCVELEKEGLKHRHAPFWSLSFTPKFTDEKLILATSKPRVAIIREEGSNGDREMSAAFHAAGFEPWDVTMSDLLLGQVSLNKFRGVAFVGGFSYADVLDSAKGWSASIRFNQPLLQQFQDFYHRPDTFSLGVCNGCQLMALLGWVPGADVGGSLGYGGDILQPRFIHNESGRFECRFTSVRIGKSPAMMFEGMEGGTLGVWAAHGEGRAYFPDDGVLDHVLKSDLAPLRYCDDDGSISEAYPFNPNGSPLGIAAICSPDGRHLAMMPHPERCFMMWQFPWYPKEWDVDKRGPSPWLQMFQNAREWCS, from the exons ATGGTTGTTCTCGGGGATACGGCTGCAACTGGTTTCTCGCGCCTCCATGCTTTCTGCGATTGTACG GGAAGGGAAAGGTATTGCCTTTTCAGGCATAAGCAGTGCCAACCTAGTAGGTGCCACCTTATTCGAGGTGGCTTGAATCGTTGGCATGGGCATGGATTGTCAGTTGGAAGAGTTTTGACGCCAAAGTTCCCGCTATTGTTGAGTCGAAGAGATGCTGTTTCGAAAGGCCCACAGGGTTCATTAGTAGAGGAATCTGATGCACTAGCAGTGTACCCAGAAATCATACATTTCTTCCGTCGTCCACTGCTTCATGACAGTGCTATTGCAGAGCTGCTGAGGCAGGTCCAAGTAAAGGTTTCAGGTGACATTGTTGAGATAAAAACTGAAATTTGTTTCAACATAGGTCTTGATGGTGTGCTGTCAGCGGAGAAACTTGGAACACTTAAGTGGCTTCTGCAGGAGACATTTGAGCCTGAGAATTTTCAGGCAGAGAGCTTCCTTGAAACAGAAGTTGCTGTAGATGCTGCTACCATAATTGTTGAAGTTGGACCTCGCATGTCCTTTACTACAGCATGGTCAACTAATGCTGTATCAATTTGTCAAGCATGTTCCTTAACAGAAGTGACTCGCATGGAGCGGTCAAGAAGATATCTTTTGTATATTAGGAAAGGAAGCAAGCCACTGGAGGAGCGCCAAATCAGAGAATTTGCATCAATTGTTCATGATAGGATGACAGAATGTGTTTATCCAGTAAAGCTTACTACATTTCACACTAGTGCTGCTCCTGATCCGGTTATAGTGATTCCTGTCATCGAGAGGGGAAGACAAGCATTGGAAGAGATTAATCTAAAGATGGGTCTTGCTTTTGATGAACAAGATATTCAATACTACACCAGGCTCTTTAGAGATGACATTAAGAGGAATCCTACATCAGTTGAACTATTTGATATTGCACAGTCAAACAGCGAGCATAGCAGACACTGGTTCTTCAATGGGAAACTCATTATAGATGGTGAGACAATGGGCAAAACACTTATGCAAATAGTGAAGGGCACTTTAAAGGCAAACCCAAATAATTCTGTGATTGGATTCAAGGACAACTCAAGTGCCATCAAGGGGTTCACGGTATCCCAGTTGCGCCCAGCATCACCTGGAGTGACATCTTCCCTTCACAATATGATCCGTGAACTAGATGTATTATTTACTGCAGAGACACATAATTTTCCTTGTGCTGTAGCTCCCTACCCTGGAGCAGAAACAGGAGCTGGAGGCCGCATAAGAGACACACATGCTACTGGACGGGGATCTTTTGTTGTAGCTTCGACAGGAGGCTATTGTGTTGGTAATCTTCATATTGAGGGGGCCTATGCACCATGGGAAGACCGATCTTTCGCATATCCTTCAAATTTAGCATCTCCTTTACAAATTCTAATTTCTGCAAGTGACGGAGCATCTGACTATGGCAACAAATTTGGAGAGCCTCTAATTCAAGGTTACACAAGAACATTTGGTATGAGACTTCCCAATGGCGAACGACGTGAATGGCTAAAACCTATAATGTTTAGTGGAGGTATTGGACAAATTGACCATGCACATGTATCAAAGGGAGAGCCAGAAGTTGGAATGCTTGTTGTCAAGATTGGGGGTCCAGCTTATCGAATTGGAATGGGAGGTGGTGCTGCTTCAAGCATGGTCAGTGGGCAAAATGATGCGGAACTAGATTTTAATGCAGTGCAGCGAGGAGATGCTGAGATGGCTCAGAAACTATATCGTGTAGTCCGTGCTTGTGTTGAAATGGGGGataaaaatcctattgttagcatccATGATCAAGGGGCCGGGGGAAATTGCAATGTTGTAAAAGAAATTATCTATCCTGAAGGAGCTGAAATTGATATCCGTTCTATAGTTGTTGGTGATCATACCATGTCAGTTCTAGAGATTTGGGGTGCAGAATACCAAGAACAGGATGCTTTGTTAGTTAAATCAGAGAGCCGGAGTTTGTTGCAGTCTATATGTGATAGGGAAAGAGTTTCTATGGCTGTTATTGGTACGATCAATGGTAGTGGGCGAATTGTGTTAGTAGATAGCTTGGCTATTGACCATTGCAAAACAAATGGGCTTCCTCCACCACCGCCGGTtgagaatcttgaacttgaaaaGGTGCTTGGAGATATGCCACAAAAAATCTTTGAGTTCAAACGAGTACCTACAATGGTGGAGCCGTTAGATATTGCACCCGCCACTACATTAATGGACTGTTTGAAGAGGGTCTTGAAACTACCTTCAGTTTGTTCTAAACGTTTTTTAACAACAAAAGTTGACAGGTGTGTAACAGGACTTGTAGCACAACAACAAACTGTGGGTCCCCTCCAGTTACCACTTTCTGATGTTGCTGTTATTGCCCAGTCTTATACAGATTTGAGTGGTGGTGCTTGTGCTATAGGAGAGCAACCACTGAAAGGTTTGTTGAATCCAAAAGCTATGGCAAGATTGGCTATTGGTGAAGCATTGACCAATTTAGTTTGGGCAAAGGTTACATCTCTTGGGGATGTAAAGGCCAGTGGTAATTGGATGTATGCCGCCAAACTTGATGGAGAAGGAGCAGCCATGTATGATGCAGCTATGTCTCTCTCAGAATCCATGATACAACTGGGTATAGCCATCGACGGAGGAAAGGATAGTCTTTCTATGGCAGCAAATGCAGCTGGTGAGGTTGTCAAGGCTCCTGGTAACCTGGTTATTAGCACATATGTAACTTGCCCTGATATAACGAAGACTGTAACTCCTGACCTAAAATTTGGAGATAATGGTATTCTTTTACACATTGATTTAGCGAAAGGACATCGGCGACTGGGTGGTTCTGCACTTGCACAAGCATTTGACCAAGTTGGCGATGAGTGCCCTGATCTTGATGATGTACTATACCTGAAAAAGGTGTTTGAGGCTGTTCAGGAACTCCTGAGTGAGCAATTAATTTCTGCTGGTCATGACATTAGTGATGGTGGGATTATTGTTTGTATTCTTGAGATGGCATTTGCTGGTAATTGTGGTGTGCAATTGAACTTGACTTCCAAAGGCCATGGCCTTCTTCAAGTGTTATTTGCTGAAGAGCTCGGTCTTGTTCTTGAGGTCAATTCACTAAATGCTGACAAGGTTATGCAAAAACTCAAAGCGGTTGGAGTTTCTGGTGAGATTATTGGAAATGTTACTACTACGCCAACTGTAGAATTGTCTGTCGATGGAATCAAACTACTGAAAGAAGAAACAACTTTCCTTAGGGACTTGTGGGAGGAGACAAGTTTTCAACTCGAAGGATTGCAAAGGCTAGCTTCTTGTGTTGAATTGGAGAAGGAAGGTCTAAAGCATAGACATGCACCTTTCTGGTCATTGTCGTTCACTCCAAAGTTCACTGATGAAAAGCTGATCCTTGCTACTTCAAAACCCAGAGTTGCTATCATTCGAGAGGAAGGTAGCAACGGTGATAGAGAAATGTCGGCAGCATTCCATGCTGCTGGATTTGAACCTTGGGATGTAACAATGTCAGACCTTCTGCTTGGACAAGTCTCTCTGAACAAGTTTCGTGGTGTCGCATTTGTTGGTGGCTTTAGTTATGCTGATGTACTTGATTCAGCAAAAGGTTGGTCTGCATCAATTAGATTTAACCAGCCTCTACTGCAACAATTTCAAGATTTTTACCACCGTCCAGACACGTTTAGCCTAGGTGTATGCAATGGGTGTCAGCTCATGGCCCTTCTTGGATGGGTGCCGGGCGCTGATGTGGGAGGATCCCTTGGTTATGGTGGAGACATATTGCAACCAAGGTTCATTCACAATGAATCCGGCCGCTTTGAATGTCGCTTTACAAGTGTCCGGATTGGAAAGTCCCCCGCCATGATGTTTGAAGGTATGGAGGGTGGTACATTGGGTGTCTGGGCAGCTCATGGTGAGGGAAGAGCATACTTCCCTGATGACGGTGTTCTAGATCACGTTCTGAAGTCTGACCTGGCTCCTCTACGTTATTGCGATGACGACGGCAGCATATCAGAGGCTTATCCTTTCAATCCAAATGGATCTCCACTCGGAATTGCTGCGATTTGTTCTCCTGACGGAAGGCACCTTGCCATGATGCCGCATCCTGAAAGGTGCTTTATGATGTGGCAGTTCCCATGGTATCCGAAGGAATGGGATGTCGACAAGAGAGGGCCTAGTCCATGGCTACAGATGTTTCAGAATGCTCGCGAATGGTGCTCTTGA